cttatagtatacatatatatgtatatatatacatatatatatatatatatatacaccagaGAAATGTTATGCTATGAGATTTGTGatcttaaagaaaaacaaattgtttAGAAAAACACAATTATTAGCAATTCATTTTAAATGCATATCACACAAAAATCACTAAACAAGTCAATATTGCCTTTCTTCCGTCTGACTCAATCTAGGCAGGAAAGTATTTCTAATTTCCTCCCCAGAGGTCCTGATCAAAACTCTTCTCCAAGTGCTTTCCCGTTGAAGAAAACCAGAGTGTCATACTGTCTAATTTAGAAGCACATGTCTTTTTAAGAGAtaaaagttagaagaaaaaatcaaaacaattagaTCTATTAACCAGGctctttcttaattatctaaTGAAACTTGTAGAGTTCCTacctttttgtctctttctcatACAAGTCAAGATATTTTTTCTACATTAAcaagagattaaaaatataaagtaagaCAAATGGGAGAAATGTAAAGATTTATATTTGAGTTAGTTTAAAAAAGAGTCAATGATGGGAAAGACGTGCAGTTTAAgatattcttttgaaaataacCTGGAAATATTAAGAGATTACAACTTAAATATGAGTCCAGATTATTGTATCCTATCTAGGGAAGCTAATATAAGCTCTATTATAGACATAGCATTGGTGCATTAGATCTGATAGTCTGCTTGCAGTCTTCCTTAACTAGACCACATGTGGAAAATTGGATTACTTTTGGACAACTGTGTTCAAAGTGGACATTAATTAATTCCAGGGTCACTATAAGGAGGCAACAATAAAATTCATGAGGTGTAAGAATATTCCATATGAGGACTAGTTGAAGATGCTACAGTGTTGCTACAAATAACAGGTTCATGGCATCATAGATTTTTAATTGGAATTGCACTTAAACTTTATGTCATCAAAGTACCACATTATAATGATGAATATGAGTGATAGAGAATTCAATTATTGTCCAGAATATCATAGGTCAAATGTAACTGACATTATTGAAACCCAGATCCTGTAACTGTAGAGAACTTCCCAAAAGCTTAATTGATTTTAAGTTTTAGAAACTGAATTCTATTCTGAGATTTTTTGAGCATCCTTCATAAGCTAGTATTCTCTCAATTCTAGCATAATGATGAAAGATCTAGGATTAAAGATGGGATAAGATTTATTTAGAAATTTCTTTCaagaatttgaataattaaaagagataaacaatgTATTTTACTGCACAGAAAAGATCAAGAGCAATTGTTCAAAGATATAGAGgggaaattttaagtaaaaaaatgcACATAAACTTGATCAATAAGATATTCATCAGAAGATTTGCTGCTACAGTTGATAGTGTTGCTCTCATGTACATGGTTTTTCCAGTAAAGGTTTTTCCATTGATagcaaaaatttttataatatatttatatagtgtctaaAGAATACAACCTGTcagcagctttttaaaaattcttgttaaATCGCCTTCTTACACAAGAAAACTTCAACCAAAGGTAGCAGGTATAATATTGTagtataaaaaatattatagcatagagtgaaatagatttttatagaaatattttatacttAATCCTCTAAAGGATCCATTAAATCAAGTGACCCACTAAACTAGGATTTACTGAAAGTTGACAATTTTGAACAATGaaccaaaaataattatttttgaatgCATATTGGGAGAACTattggaaaaatgagaagaatctGGGAGAAATTGATGAAGAAATCTAATAGAAGTTGACTTGCTtccaatggaatactattttacaTTGGTCATGAAAGACAGTGTTTGCATCAATTTTTTAATGAGTCTTTTCAAGGCATCTTTCACTTCCTTATTCCTCAAACTGTAGATCAAAGGATTAAGCATGGGGATGACTAAAGTGTAAAACACAGATGCCATCTTGTCTGTGTCAAAAGAATGGCTAGAATGAGGCTGCAGGTACATGAAGAGAAGTGTTCCATAGAACACAACCACAACTGTGAGATGAGAGCCACAGGTAGAGAAAGCTTTTTGCCTGCCCTCAGAAGAGTTCATTCTGAGAATGGCTACAAGAATGAGCATGTAGGAGACaaggataatgaagagtgaagaaACCATATTAAGTGCAGCAAATGTCATAATGATTAGTTCAATTTCACTTGTATCTGAGCATATAATGGACACTAGAAGTAGACTGTCACAGTAGAAATATCTTAATACATTTGACTTACAAAAAGATGATTGGAAAATCTTTATGGTGACCAATAGTGCTAGTATAATACTATAAACATATGAGATAACCACTGAAATCCAACATACCCGGTCAGACATGATGACCATATAGAGAAGGGGCTTACAGATAGCCACATAGCGATCTACAGCCATGGCGGACAGATTGAAAAATTCACTGGTGAGAAATATCACAATAAAAAATAGCTGTATTGCACATCCATAATaagaaatgatatttttcttttctatgaaaCTAACTAGCATTTTTGGACCAACTGCTGTGGAATAGCCAAGATCCACAAATGCCAGATGTCTGATAAAATAGTACATGGGAGTTTGAAGGTGAGAATCAAAAGTGGTTAGGATGATAAGGCCCAGATTTCCCAGTGCTATGGCCATGTAGTTGAAGAAAAATACAACAAAGAGGGGTCCTTGAAGCTCAGGACGGTTTGTGATGCCCATGAGAATGAATTCGGTCGCCTGACTCCCAGTGGTTTCATTAAACTTGATTTCTTCCATTCAAGGACAATAATCTGAGcagaaaagaaatacaatttcCTTTAGTTGTTTTAATAGATAATGATCTCATTATTTGGTAGAGGTATCCTTGACAAGAAGTAAAGAAACTTTCTCACCCAACAATGATGTTATTTTATCAATTTAGTTGCTGTGTGGTGAATTCCCTCTTATTGAAGTCATATCACATcatatatcatttcatatcatattatgtaatataatacTATAGCATATATCAATAACCTGTCACCAAGAGGAACATGAATATGGTTATTTTTAATAGTGTATTATGAAATTACCTATCCCCAATATattgaatataataatattatgaatatatttaaaattttttatttaattagaaagtTGGGGAATTATAATGGCAGACAGAAGTATAGCTTTATTAAAACACCTTTTTTAGGAATTATTGTTGGCTTTAAAAGTAAGAAGACATGAAATCTGAATGAGTAAATACGTTTTTGTTTCACATAAGTGTAatgtttttggtctttttttttcacattatgcTTGTACTGACAATATCCTGTTCCAGACCACTGATCTCAAATAATCACCCTGATCTTTCGTATTATTTGGTATCAATGCCCCTTAACAAAAATAGTATTTACTCATTAAGACTTCAGAATAGCATTTGTGAAACTGGTCAGAGCTAGGAACTGTCATCTGATTGattttctagaatgattttatGTCTTTTCAACTTAAGTGCATTAACTACATGGCTCTTGAATTTTCCTATTCACTCCCTCATTGGGCATAGCAATCAACTTTTTGAACTGAGCTGCCCGATTTCTATATTTTGTTAGCTATTGTGCTGagatcacaaaaaaaaagaatattacctTGTTATCTGGAAGACAGAATATTCTGTGGCTTGTTGATGCTATCTCTATTAACAACTGCTAGATGGAGACTTTATGCGTTTCTCAGTCCCTATGAGGCTTCTGTCTCTGGAGAACTGGAGAAATTTAATGAATTTCAAATGATTACATGATGTAAATTGCCAAGATAAAGATAGGAGATTTTTCCAGTTTATCTAATTCcttgaagtatttattaaataccatatTCTAAGTTCCTATTTGTGGCTGATTTACCATGCTTTCTTCACACTGATGGAAATTTCATAAGCTTGTACAAGTGGTCTGCACAATCAGAACAGTTTATTTTAGTCATAACCATGGTAAAGTGCAAGTACATGAAGAATATGTAGTACCCAAAATATAATGTACATTTGTATGGGCAAAATAGTGAGCTTGCCTTTTTAAATACATTTCCAGGAGAGTTTGATAACAATAGACTTATTATTGGTCACCAAAAATAACCAGGGGGAGGCATGCAGGTTGGATTTCCTTTAgtaaattataatttcttttattgtctGCCTCTGGGTttgtgttttgctatttcctgacACCATAATATTATTCTATTGCAGGTGTCGTTTTGGGggtaattttctccttttttcagtcTATTTCTTGGCTTTTAATTTATGTTAAATTTGGCCATGCAACTGGGGTAAAGGAGATACTTTTCAAAGTTAGTATTTTGTGTAGCCATTTTTGAGAGATAGTTCTGGGTTTCTTTATGTTTTCAGTTTTTACAAGATGACATGATCTAAGAGAAATCCATTTATTACATTACTGGCCTATGTTCTGGTCTGTGAGCATTCATATGTACTCTTTTTCTTCCACTCTTCTGTGACAAGGCTCCCAGTTCCCCTGCCATCACAATTACTTGTATGCAAGTATTGCCTTGATTGCCTTGATACAGCAATCCAAAACTATGAACAGTATTTAACAATGCAATAGAACTCTGCACCTAATGCTTGCAAAAGGATGATTGTATCATTCTACTGACCAATTGTGTGACCTTCTTACCACCTGAGGACTGAAAACTCTTGAAGTCACTTCTTGTTTATCTGGATACCTGTCTtggcgcacacacacacacacacacacacacacacacacacgcacaatgTATcgaaattgtttttgttgttgctcaaaCTTCCAATGAACTTTATATTTGCTTCAGAatgctttgctttttctttataaatatttgttcatttttatgaattcaaaggtatttgaaaataatttctcaaCTATGTATCTAACATTGAATATTTCCTTagcttgtcttttcttcttttcaaatacTCATCTTTAATTTAACTTTGAAAGTTTTTTCTAACATATTATTTGAACTTTGATCTGTGTGAGATATGCATGTCATCAACTtgcaataaaaatgactatcaaaGTAACTAAGTAGGAAgttttattgaggaaaaaattTACAAGATATTTACACTCAACATCACTCCCTTTTGGGCAAGACAAATTCCTTTATTTACTAAGTTAGTCATTGAACATGTCTATGTGCTGTTGAACCATGGTTGTTTTTATTACCTTAATCCCAAAGATAGAGTAATTCAGATTTATAGGATGGGTGAGTAATTCTGGAGCAAgacaagaaacttttttaaacaCACAGATTCTGCAGTCATTAAGTTCCATGTCAATCACAACATGCTAAAGGCCAGAGACAAAGGGacaattaaaatgacaaaagacaaaaaggaaatgaaagagaattaaTAGGACCAGAAGCTCAAGTTGGTGAGCAAGAAGGAGATAAcaaacaaaaggaataaaaatattaacaagaTGTTCAGGGTCCAATGTGGTCACTGGGATATGTGCTGAAAGAGATGCAATGGAGAAGATAACAAAGGGCaagaagaatatttataaaacaaaccAATggagtaaaaatataatattgaacaaAAAGTGGAGTGAGATATACAGCCAATGTCTGTGTAGCACAAGATCACTAGTAGTAGATCAAGAAGTATACTCATTGGTAAATGTGCTGAGTTGTCAACTACTTTAATCTCTGTGCTGGAGGAATAGACCAAGATGACTATGTAAAATCCTTTTCACCCCAGTTGCATAGTGTCTTTGTACAAGTGTATTTTCCAATTGACACAATATCTAGGCCCTAGATAAGAAGTAGAATAGTTTCAGGATGGATTCCTAAACAATGAC
This DNA window, taken from Monodelphis domestica isolate mMonDom1 chromosome 6, mMonDom1.pri, whole genome shotgun sequence, encodes the following:
- the LOC100023396 gene encoding olfactory receptor 8K3-like — its product is MEEIKFNETTGSQATEFILMGITNRPELQGPLFVVFFFNYMAIALGNLGLIILTTFDSHLQTPMYYFIRHLAFVDLGYSTAVGPKMLVSFIEKKNIISYYGCAIQLFFIVIFLTSEFFNLSAMAVDRYVAICKPLLYMVIMSDRVCWISVVISYVYSIILALLVTIKIFQSSFCKSNVLRYFYCDSLLLVSIICSDTSEIELIIMTFAALNMVSSLFIILVSYMLILVAILRMNSSEGRQKAFSTCGSHLTVVVVFYGTLLFMYLQPHSSHSFDTDKMASVFYTLVIPMLNPLIYSLRNKEVKDALKRLIKKLMQTLSFMTNVK